A genomic window from Halogeometricum borinquense DSM 11551 includes:
- a CDS encoding sensor histidine kinase, producing MRGISARTGGWFVICIGLLPSLYHLYNTIGLFAEPAQLTVELFPLVLSTSLLFVGVLITRGQFVGNQFVGRILAWMSAGVVALTILGGWVFVATVIRGFPLIDPVVPMLNVATAGALIGLLVGVYDARGLEQQRSLEQLNRINDTLRIATQELVSNSERSALEQAVCDRVIESGPYDAAWIGRYDPTDSRVRPVAWTGFDEEYFESLVVTVDDDPTGKGAGGRAIKSGEIQCIPNVFEDPTMQPWWDQFEALDAESLAVVPIRDDETVYGLISIYADRQNVFDEREKEVLSELGDTIGHAITSIETHEQLAERERELARQNQRLEEFTGAVSHDLRNPLNVAEGFLELAQEHGDEQYFDRVADALARMNELIEDLLTLAQQGTAIDEFDKVPLETVAEDAWETAGSPSATLRLLDDLRTVACDRSRLRELFENLFRNSREHAGSDVTIIVRPIDSGFAVEDDGPGIPAADRQEVFEAGYSTNEDGTGFGLNIVKSIAEAHGWTVSLAESPDGGVRFEFTNVEMIESEPLTF from the coding sequence ATGAGGGGGATCTCGGCACGCACTGGGGGTTGGTTTGTCATCTGTATCGGTCTGCTCCCCAGCCTGTATCACCTGTACAACACCATCGGACTGTTCGCAGAACCAGCGCAGTTGACTGTGGAGTTGTTTCCGCTCGTTCTATCAACTTCGTTACTATTCGTTGGTGTGCTAATAACCCGTGGGCAGTTCGTCGGAAACCAGTTTGTGGGGCGGATACTGGCGTGGATGAGCGCCGGCGTCGTAGCGCTCACGATACTCGGCGGCTGGGTGTTCGTCGCCACCGTCATCCGAGGATTTCCGTTGATAGACCCAGTGGTCCCGATGCTCAACGTTGCAACGGCTGGGGCGCTCATCGGGTTGTTGGTCGGTGTCTACGATGCTCGGGGGTTGGAGCAACAGCGTTCTCTAGAACAGTTGAATCGCATCAACGACACGCTGCGAATCGCAACCCAAGAGCTCGTGAGCAACTCCGAGCGATCTGCGCTCGAACAGGCAGTCTGCGACCGCGTGATCGAATCAGGCCCGTACGACGCCGCGTGGATTGGTCGATACGACCCAACTGACTCGCGCGTTCGACCCGTTGCGTGGACTGGATTCGACGAGGAGTATTTTGAATCGCTCGTCGTCACCGTAGACGACGACCCGACCGGCAAGGGAGCAGGAGGCCGAGCGATCAAGAGCGGCGAGATACAGTGTATTCCGAACGTATTCGAGGACCCGACGATGCAACCGTGGTGGGATCAGTTCGAGGCGCTCGATGCCGAATCGCTGGCAGTCGTGCCGATACGTGACGACGAAACCGTGTACGGTCTCATCAGCATCTATGCGGACCGACAGAACGTCTTCGACGAACGTGAAAAGGAGGTTCTTTCAGAACTCGGAGACACGATTGGTCACGCAATTACTTCGATAGAAACCCACGAACAACTCGCAGAACGCGAGCGCGAACTGGCACGACAGAACCAACGGTTAGAGGAGTTCACAGGGGCTGTTTCACACGACTTGCGCAACCCGCTGAACGTCGCGGAGGGCTTCCTCGAACTCGCACAGGAACACGGCGACGAACAGTACTTCGACCGAGTCGCAGACGCGCTAGCGCGCATGAACGAACTCATCGAAGACTTGCTGACGCTCGCACAGCAAGGAACGGCAATCGATGAGTTCGACAAGGTACCACTCGAGACTGTCGCCGAAGATGCCTGGGAGACGGCCGGGTCGCCGTCAGCAACGCTCAGACTGCTCGATGACCTCAGAACGGTCGCGTGTGACCGAAGCCGACTGCGCGAGTTGTTCGAGAACCTGTTCCGAAACAGCCGCGAACACGCAGGGTCAGACGTCACTATCATCGTCAGGCCGATAGATTCCGGGTTCGCCGTCGAGGACGACGGACCCGGTATTCCGGCCGCTGACCGTCAGGAAGTGTTCGAGGCGGGATATTCGACGAACGAGGACGGAACCGGGTTCGGACTCAACATCGTCAAGAGCATCGCCGAGGCTCACGGCTGGACGGTGTCGCTCGCGGAGAGTCCCGACGGTGGCGTCCGGTTCGAGTTTACCAACGTCGAGATGATCGAGTCGGAACCGCTCACGTTCTGA
- a CDS encoding translation initiation factor IF-2 subunit beta — MDYADSLDRAFDTLPERNYEESRLSVPDPEGETDGAFTRLTNLGQIADALGREASHLHRNIQRELGTNGQFDGDRARYNGSFSVANFEAAIDEYVAEYVTCTECGLPDTRLVTEDGVDMLRCEACGAFRPVQKQAAKTQTQTGPAIEEGKTYELEITGTGRKGDGVAEKGKYTIFVTGAREGDTVRAIIERTSGTLAFARKV; from the coding sequence ATGGACTACGCAGATTCTCTCGACAGAGCGTTCGACACACTTCCGGAGCGAAACTACGAAGAGTCACGCCTCAGCGTTCCCGACCCCGAAGGCGAGACAGACGGCGCGTTCACCCGACTGACCAACCTCGGGCAGATCGCTGACGCCCTCGGGCGCGAAGCGAGCCATCTCCACCGAAACATCCAGCGAGAGCTCGGGACGAACGGCCAGTTCGACGGTGACCGTGCCCGATACAACGGGTCGTTCAGCGTCGCAAACTTCGAGGCGGCCATCGACGAATACGTCGCCGAGTACGTCACCTGTACGGAGTGTGGCCTGCCGGACACGCGTCTCGTCACCGAGGACGGCGTGGACATGCTCCGTTGTGAGGCGTGTGGTGCGTTCCGGCCGGTTCAGAAACAGGCCGCGAAAACGCAAACGCAGACCGGACCCGCCATCGAGGAGGGCAAGACGTACGAACTGGAGATTACCGGCACCGGTCGCAAGGGTGACGGGGTTGCCGAGAAGGGCAAGTACACGATTTTCGTCACCGGTGCACGCGAGGGCGACACGGTCCGCGCGATCATCGAACGTACCAGCGGAACGCTCGCTTTCGCTCGGAAGGTATAG
- a CDS encoding SHOCT domain-containing protein produces the protein MVLRNRLVLVSFLSLLVSGTLAVVLLAYAAVVVGGAFLSGSLVTVLLDLAFPELPVFALSVIVAVVSSVGVVYGLARQASLPRGGRVESIARRAERMFPILRMFGVADVFSEPEPTPEERREDALASLKRQYVEDEITEAEFERKLDRLVANDSVDDARAERERAAVVDEDRYRR, from the coding sequence ATGGTCCTCCGGAATCGACTGGTACTGGTGTCGTTCCTGTCGCTCCTCGTCTCAGGGACGCTCGCGGTCGTTCTCCTCGCGTACGCCGCCGTCGTTGTCGGCGGTGCGTTCCTCAGCGGGTCGCTCGTCACCGTACTCCTCGACCTCGCCTTTCCCGAACTCCCCGTATTCGCCCTCTCAGTCATCGTTGCCGTCGTCTCATCCGTTGGGGTCGTCTACGGTCTCGCCCGACAGGCGTCGCTCCCCCGTGGTGGCCGAGTCGAGTCTATCGCCCGGCGCGCCGAGCGGATGTTCCCCATCCTCCGAATGTTCGGCGTCGCCGACGTGTTCTCCGAACCCGAACCGACGCCCGAAGAACGAAGAGAGGACGCGCTGGCGTCGCTGAAACGGCAGTACGTCGAAGACGAAATCACCGAAGCGGAGTTCGAACGGAAACTCGATAGATTGGTGGCAAACGATTCGGTGGACGATGCGCGCGCCGAGCGCGAACGCGCCGCCGTCGTCGATGAAGACCGGTATCGACGCTGA
- a CDS encoding DUF2334 domain-containing protein: MSIPARRLRSAVVVLVVLVIGASVGVGGVTFLDTNWLFPTSDSTSPPAATPDATADAATQTPAAPTTTPRPSSAANTTWKEYQLVAVFRNDDIKPNPDPTTMQAVDRVFADENVPVTNAVIPFPGGEPISSSKETCSYLRELRRDNPTTFEFALHGYTHEKRTEFYGASEFGSVPSETQQEWITVGTRELTVCTGVRPTTFVPPMNTYDKNTTRAVAASNLTVISGGSWFTEPYYGERGVFRASNVVHVGNTTGYVANWTTMETKSRSDLRADFDKAYAEGGTYAMMLHYPHFDTAERRSDLRALLRYAKSHDGVRFMTVGEVGSRLSNETMERTDEGWRVLESER, encoded by the coding sequence ATGAGTATTCCCGCGCGACGCCTCCGCTCAGCGGTGGTCGTCCTCGTCGTCCTCGTCATCGGGGCGAGCGTCGGCGTCGGTGGTGTCACCTTTCTCGATACTAACTGGTTGTTCCCCACTTCGGATTCGACATCGCCGCCGGCTGCGACACCTGATGCGACGGCGGATGCCGCAACACAGACGCCCGCTGCACCAACCACGACCCCACGTCCGTCTTCCGCGGCGAACACTACGTGGAAAGAGTACCAACTCGTCGCCGTCTTCCGGAATGACGATATCAAACCGAACCCTGACCCGACGACGATGCAGGCGGTTGACCGCGTGTTCGCTGACGAGAATGTCCCGGTGACGAACGCAGTCATCCCGTTCCCCGGCGGCGAGCCCATTTCCTCATCCAAGGAGACGTGCAGTTACCTCCGCGAGCTTCGCCGTGACAACCCTACCACGTTTGAGTTCGCTCTCCACGGCTATACTCACGAGAAGCGAACGGAGTTCTACGGGGCCAGTGAGTTTGGGTCCGTCCCATCCGAGACACAGCAGGAGTGGATAACAGTCGGAACCAGGGAACTTACGGTGTGTACGGGTGTCCGGCCAACGACGTTTGTCCCGCCGATGAATACCTATGACAAGAACACGACGCGGGCGGTGGCTGCGTCGAATCTCACTGTTATCTCCGGTGGGTCGTGGTTCACTGAACCCTACTACGGCGAACGAGGTGTGTTCCGAGCGAGTAATGTTGTTCACGTCGGTAATACCACGGGATATGTGGCAAACTGGACGACAATGGAGACGAAGTCTCGCTCCGACTTGCGCGCAGACTTCGACAAGGCGTATGCTGAGGGAGGTACGTATGCGATGATGCTTCACTACCCTCACTTCGACACCGCGGAACGTCGGAGTGATCTCCGAGCACTGCTCCGCTACGCGAAGTCACACGACGGTGTTCGCTTCATGACGGTCGGAGAAGTCGGGTCACGTCTCTCGAACGAGACGATGGAACGAACGGACGAGGGGTGGCGCGTCCTCGAATCGGAACGTTAG
- a CDS encoding deoxyhypusine synthase codes for MSDDGHEDTDDHDEYHPPHREEFHENPIGHAQVRGGMSVGELAGEYGKAGIGAANLQRAVDVYAEMIGRDDVTNLFGLAGAMVPAGMRQIVVDLIREGHIDALVTTGANLTHDAIEAIGGKHHHGRAEPHDPHPTNEDAEPTGETLRDHDEHLRDEQVDRIYNVYLPQEYFALFESHLRENVFPEIERTVSIREFTAELGRANLERNRAEGIEEDAGIAAAAYEHDVPIYCPAIQDSVLGIQAWIYSQTSEFTLDALTDMTHLSDLAFEAEKAGAMVVGGGVPKNYVLQTMLTIPDAYDYGVQLTMDPDHTGGLSGATLDEARSWGKLEKSAKNVTVVGDATITLPFVAAAARERADERF; via the coding sequence ATGAGCGACGACGGTCACGAGGATACGGACGACCACGACGAATACCACCCACCACACCGCGAGGAGTTCCACGAGAACCCAATCGGTCACGCACAGGTCCGTGGAGGCATGAGCGTCGGCGAACTCGCGGGCGAGTACGGCAAGGCGGGCATCGGTGCGGCGAACCTCCAGCGTGCGGTGGACGTGTACGCCGAAATGATCGGCAGAGACGACGTGACGAATCTGTTCGGTCTCGCTGGCGCGATGGTACCGGCAGGGATGCGTCAGATTGTCGTTGACCTCATCCGAGAGGGCCACATCGACGCGCTCGTCACGACGGGGGCGAATCTGACTCACGACGCTATCGAGGCTATCGGCGGCAAACACCATCACGGGCGGGCGGAACCGCACGATCCGCATCCAACGAACGAGGACGCAGAACCGACGGGTGAGACGCTGCGCGACCACGACGAACACTTGCGCGACGAGCAAGTAGACCGCATCTACAACGTCTATCTCCCGCAGGAGTACTTCGCCCTGTTCGAGAGCCACCTCCGCGAGAACGTGTTCCCCGAAATCGAACGCACGGTGTCGATTCGGGAGTTCACCGCCGAACTCGGGCGGGCGAACCTCGAACGCAATCGAGCGGAGGGAATCGAAGAGGACGCCGGCATCGCCGCCGCGGCCTACGAACACGACGTGCCCATCTACTGTCCGGCGATTCAGGACTCCGTGCTGGGCATTCAGGCGTGGATCTACTCGCAGACGTCCGAGTTCACGCTGGACGCCCTCACGGATATGACGCATCTCTCAGACCTCGCGTTCGAGGCGGAGAAAGCTGGAGCGATGGTCGTCGGCGGCGGCGTACCGAAAAACTACGTCCTCCAGACGATGCTGACCATCCCTGACGCGTACGACTACGGCGTCCAATTGACGATGGACCCCGATCACACCGGCGGGCTGTCGGGCGCGACGTTAGACGAGGCCCGGTCGTGGGGGAAACTGGAGAAATCCGCCAAAAACGTCACCGTCGTCGGCGACGCCACCATCACGCTCCCGTTCGTCGCCGCCGCGGCGCGTGAACGTGCCGACGAGCGGTTCTAA
- a CDS encoding Nif3-like dinuclear metal center hexameric protein: MDRADVIARYDEKLATDAYADVDASANGLQVGSESGTVEHVAFAVDAAEATIEAAVEAGADLLVTHHGLIWGGLDRVTGQEYDRIAPLVENDIGLYVSHLPLDGHQSLGNAAGVADQLELEAREPFGEMGPVHIGQRGQASQPYSVEKLREALDEFDNGGTPTQVLDFGPDEISEIAIVTGSGVDWLSEAEAVGADALVTGEGKQQVYHEAREAGLNVFLAGHYATETFGVRNLAALAQEWGLETTYLDFPTGL; encoded by the coding sequence ATGGACCGCGCCGACGTAATCGCACGGTACGACGAGAAACTCGCCACCGACGCGTACGCGGACGTTGACGCTAGCGCGAACGGGCTACAGGTCGGGAGCGAGTCGGGGACAGTCGAACACGTCGCCTTCGCCGTTGACGCCGCCGAAGCAACCATCGAAGCGGCGGTGGAGGCGGGCGCGGACCTCCTCGTGACCCACCACGGCCTCATCTGGGGGGGACTGGACCGCGTGACCGGGCAGGAGTACGACCGTATTGCACCGTTGGTCGAAAACGACATCGGTCTCTACGTCTCGCATCTTCCGTTGGATGGCCACCAATCGCTGGGCAACGCCGCGGGCGTCGCGGACCAGCTCGAACTGGAGGCCCGCGAACCGTTCGGAGAGATGGGTCCAGTCCACATCGGACAACGCGGGCAGGCTTCTCAGCCGTACTCAGTCGAGAAGCTTCGTGAGGCGTTAGACGAGTTCGACAACGGCGGTACTCCGACGCAGGTACTCGACTTCGGCCCCGACGAGATTTCCGAGATTGCAATCGTCACCGGTTCCGGCGTCGATTGGCTCTCGGAGGCCGAGGCCGTCGGTGCGGACGCACTCGTAACCGGCGAGGGGAAACAGCAAGTGTACCACGAGGCGCGCGAGGCAGGCCTGAACGTCTTCTTGGCGGGACACTACGCGACTGAGACGTTCGGTGTGCGTAACCTCGCGGCGCTCGCGCAGGAGTGGGGACTAGAGACGACGTATCTGGACTTCCCGACCGGATTGTAG
- the speB gene encoding agmatinase: MFPGATASRDDAAYVVVGAPLDISTTFRPGTRFGPERIRRFARTFDDYDRRTDLHFSDCCVHDEGDIHPWDDAQEYVEWVAGTLRDVRFDDAVPLLLGGEHTVTYAGVDAVEPDVFVCLDAHLDLRSEYDGNEWSHATITRRVLDTLGAEEAIILGARTGSPEEWDRAEAEDVTVVAPEAVADFDFGDRLDGRSVYLSVDIDGADPAFAPGTGTPEPFGMAPREMRDVVRTVAPNADGFDVVEVNDRDDGQAASLGGKLLREFVFSHASADDEGGQDAENAE; the protein is encoded by the coding sequence ATGTTTCCCGGGGCAACCGCATCACGTGACGACGCCGCGTACGTCGTCGTGGGCGCCCCGCTGGATATCTCGACAACGTTCCGACCTGGGACCCGATTTGGTCCCGAGAGAATCCGGCGGTTCGCCCGGACGTTCGACGACTACGACCGGCGGACCGACCTGCACTTTTCCGACTGTTGTGTCCACGATGAGGGCGATATCCACCCGTGGGACGACGCCCAAGAGTACGTCGAGTGGGTCGCTGGAACACTCCGAGACGTACGATTCGACGACGCCGTTCCGCTTCTCCTCGGCGGCGAACACACCGTCACCTACGCCGGTGTAGACGCCGTCGAACCCGACGTGTTCGTCTGTCTCGACGCGCATCTCGACTTACGATCCGAGTACGACGGCAACGAGTGGAGTCACGCGACCATCACTCGACGCGTCCTCGACACTCTCGGCGCCGAGGAAGCGATCATCCTCGGTGCGAGAACCGGGTCGCCAGAGGAATGGGACCGCGCCGAGGCCGAAGACGTGACCGTCGTCGCTCCCGAAGCCGTTGCCGATTTCGACTTCGGTGACCGCTTGGACGGGCGATCAGTCTACCTCAGCGTGGACATCGACGGCGCGGACCCCGCGTTCGCGCCGGGAACGGGAACACCAGAACCGTTCGGGATGGCTCCGCGAGAGATGCGCGACGTAGTCCGAACCGTCGCACCCAACGCAGACGGCTTCGACGTTGTCGAGGTGAACGACCGCGACGACGGCCAAGCCGCGTCATTGGGTGGGAAGCTCCTCCGCGAGTTCGTCTTTTCGCACGCGAGCGCCGACGACGAAGGTGGCCAAGACGCCGAAAACGCGGAATAG
- a CDS encoding translation initiation factor IF-5A, translating to MPKEQKQVRELQEGSYVMMDESPCKINAYSTAKPGKHGSAKARIEGKGVFDSKKRSLSQPVDAKVWVPIIERKQGQVVSVTGSDAQIMDLSTYETFTMRIPEDEDLSPEDEIEYLEYEGQRKIV from the coding sequence ATGCCTAAAGAACAGAAGCAGGTCCGCGAACTTCAAGAAGGTAGCTACGTGATGATGGATGAGTCGCCGTGTAAAATTAATGCGTACAGCACGGCCAAACCCGGCAAGCACGGCAGTGCAAAGGCCCGAATCGAGGGTAAGGGCGTCTTCGACAGTAAGAAACGCTCGCTCAGCCAGCCCGTTGACGCGAAGGTGTGGGTGCCGATCATCGAGCGCAAACAGGGACAGGTCGTCTCTGTGACGGGCTCTGACGCGCAGATCATGGACCTCAGCACGTACGAGACGTTCACGATGCGTATCCCCGAGGACGAGGACCTCTCGCCCGAGGACGAGATCGAGTACCTCGAATACGAAGGTCAGCGAAAGATCGTCTAA
- a CDS encoding DUF5518 domain-containing protein produces the protein MTRWRAVVAGFALAACSEAIVFLLTGRVTLVGGLAGSAFAGYLVGPDPADGAWHGLLSALTWGIVLIPGLVALAVVGGGTLPFPFEYLAPLFDTPGEATTGVLLAVTLPNVAVGILGSLSRERDGRDEDGPGGVDGWLDTENEA, from the coding sequence ATGACCCGCTGGCGGGCCGTGGTAGCCGGATTTGCACTCGCGGCATGCAGCGAAGCGATTGTGTTTTTATTGACAGGAAGGGTGACGCTTGTCGGTGGACTGGCCGGAAGCGCCTTCGCGGGCTACCTAGTTGGCCCAGATCCCGCCGACGGGGCGTGGCACGGACTGCTGTCTGCGCTCACGTGGGGCATCGTTCTCATCCCGGGCCTGGTCGCACTCGCCGTCGTCGGCGGCGGGACGCTTCCGTTCCCGTTCGAATATCTCGCTCCGTTGTTCGATACACCCGGTGAAGCGACGACGGGAGTACTCCTTGCGGTCACGCTCCCGAACGTCGCGGTGGGTATCCTCGGAAGTCTCTCACGAGAACGCGACGGACGCGACGAAGACGGGCCGGGTGGCGTGGACGGATGGTTAGATACGGAGAACGAAGCCTGA